One Trichoderma atroviride chromosome 7, complete sequence DNA segment encodes these proteins:
- a CDS encoding uncharacterized protein (EggNog:ENOG41~TransMembrane:3 (o134-150i157-174o388-406i)), whose translation MSETEPCTHGPLVKAVWTATNNSIQALLNHRSALNLASISEAIFERTSLPPVFPPSAASGALDSAFSTQGLRWEMIGMYCAHIGIYLGEEKDQSFSLSAPETWKTDRKNLMHKAFQACIQCESFCGSMGAINDLTLWFIMLTVLLATWCFGDDSYHALRLVGSMSSVVFALGLYKGVQNDPSVPFYMAEIRKRAVAHAHDLDKVCASFTSRPVHLSRHFCLVEMPLDIADSVLMGTPEMLLKARQNLDANGWSKDKAVLHVSVERARLLLCIIREEALELKLGPAASNMEAKAGRVLRKLKSTWQSVPSHLKYDTAQQWAGQTRAITILHFLRLDYLYTEFLLHNLLASFSEMSRESVLKTAHEILKTVLLPTRKRGLLHSHRADHEWALVFYAMPCASVLVLELLRQSQHPVERHNFDRSSVIQDISVLITCCDSWAEFGQSNYQICKQAQSIFSKSLDSILNHTEPIHRDKSEGLTMRQYEHQNELTSSTSPEILSESAQDSEWLVWLDSLGLQGDLWLESNISTSEVP comes from the exons ATGTCCGAGACAGAGCCATGCACTCATGGGCCTCTTGTCAAGGCAGTATGGACCGCAACGAACAACAGCATACAAGCTCTGTTAAATCATCGCTCGGCTCTGAACCTAGCATCGATATCCGAAGCCATATTCGAGCGAACCTCATTACCTCCTGTCTTTCCTCCTTCCGCGGCTTCTGGTGCATTGGACTCGGCATTCTCAACCCAGGGTTTGCGCTGGGAGATGATTGGCATGTACTGTGCCCACATCGGAATATACCTTGGCGAAGAAAAGGATCAATCTTTCAGCCTGTCCGCCCCTGAAACATGGAAAACCGACCGCAAAAATTTGATGCACAAGGCTTTCCAAGCTTGTATCCAATGCGAATCGTTTTGCGGCTCTATGGGAGCTATCAACGATCTTACTCTCTGGTTCATTATGCTCACAGTCTTACTCGCCACATGGTGCTTTGGTGACGACTCGTACCATGCATTGCGGCTTGTGGGTAGCATGTCGTCAGTCGTTTTTGCCTTGGGTTTGTATAAAGGAGTCCAGAATGATCCTTCTGTGCCATTCTACATGGCAGAGATTCGGAAAAGGGCGGTCGCTCATGCCCATGACCTCGACAAAGTGTGTGCTAGTTTCACGTCGCG GCCTGTTCATCTTAGTCGTCACTTTTGTCTCGTCGAAATGCCCCTTGACATAGCAGACTCTGTTCTTATGGGTACACCTGAAATGCTGCTCAAAGCTCGCCAGAATTTAGATGCCAATGGTTGGAGTAAGGATAAGGCCGTACTTCATGTGTCTGTTGAGCGAGCACGACTTTTGTTGTGCATAATTCGTGAAGAAGCTCTGGAGCTAAAACTTGGGCCTGCAGCGTCAAACATGGAGGCAAAGGCAGG GCGCGTCTTGCGGAAATTGAAGTCCACTTGGCAGTCAGTTCCGTCACATTTGAAATACGACACAGCGCAGCAGTGGGCAGGCCAAACAAGGGCTATTACAATACTACACTTCCTACGACTGGATTATCTCTACACGGAGTTTCTTTTGCATAATCTTCTTGCCAGTTTCAGCGAAATGAGTCGCGAGAGTGTGTTAAAAACTGCGCACGAGATTCTCAAAACTGTTCTCTTACCGACCCGGAAAAGGGGCCTTCTGCATAGTCACAGGGCAGATCATGAATGGGCT CTAGTTTTCTATGCCATGCCCTGTGCTAGCGTTCTGGTCCTGGAGCTTCTGCGACAAAGTCAACATCCTGTGGAAAGGCATAACTTCGATAGAAGCAGCGTAATCCAAGATATCAGCGTCTTGATAACATGTTGTGATTCTTGGGCCGAGTTTGGGCAAAGCAACTATCAAATCTGCAAGCAGGCTCAGTCGATCTTTTCCAAAAGTCTTGATTCAATCCTCAACCATACCGAGCCTATTCACAGAGATAAGTCTGAAGGGCTGACGATGCGTCAATACGAGCATCAAAACGAGCTCACAAGTTCTACAAGTCCAGAGATTCTTAGTGAATCTGCCCAAGATTCCGAGTGGCTGGTGTGGCTCGACTCACTGGGCTTACAAGGAGACCTGTGGCTCGAATCTAACATTTCAACTTCGGAAGTTCCGTGA